One region of Candidatus Acidiferrales bacterium genomic DNA includes:
- a CDS encoding RHS repeat-associated core domain-containing protein: MRNVTSGNIYYYEEDMLGSSRTMVQAGQTSVCYDADFYPFGGERDITNTCTQHYKFEGKERDTETGNDDFGARYYTSRLGRWLSADWSAVPAPVPYANLTNPQTLNLYAMVSDNPETFADLDGHLSGTEGLCWVDFCAGSTQTEAAREGDGPPAPSNTGDGQQLSNSQQAAGANANVQSDEQHATQQKTNTDDTPSKFVIEPDKTENHGSYSDFHYQLENSEGQPLTGNGYSLQEHTSGAPSSMTTSDKKFIPLNHGDATDRARVRQLRSKQ, encoded by the coding sequence ATGCGCAACGTCACGAGCGGCAACATCTACTATTACGAAGAGGACATGCTGGGAAGCTCGCGGACCATGGTGCAGGCGGGGCAGACGTCGGTGTGTTACGATGCGGATTTCTATCCGTTTGGCGGGGAGCGGGATATCACGAACACCTGCACGCAGCACTACAAATTCGAAGGCAAAGAGCGCGACACGGAGACGGGCAACGACGACTTCGGCGCGCGGTATTACACGTCGCGGTTAGGAAGATGGCTTTCGGCGGATTGGAGCGCAGTGCCTGCGCCGGTGCCGTACGCGAATCTGACGAATCCGCAGACGCTGAACCTGTATGCTATGGTCAGCGACAACCCGGAGACGTTTGCGGATCTCGATGGACATTTGTCGGGAACTGAGGGGTTGTGCTGGGTCGATTTTTGCGCAGGAAGTACGCAAACCGAGGCGGCTCGGGAAGGTGACGGGCCTCCTGCGCCGTCGAACACAGGCGACGGGCAGCAGCTTTCTAATTCGCAGCAAGCTGCCGGCGCAAACGCAAACGTACAGTCAGACGAGCAGCATGCGACGCAACAGAAGACAAACACTGACGACACGCCCAGCAAGTTTGTGATTGAGCCTGACAAAACTGAGAATCACGGCTCCTACTCGGATTTCCACTATCAACTAGAGAATTCAGAGGGCCAGCCGCTGACCGGCAATGGCTACAGCTTACAGGAGCATACGTCGGGGGCACCATCCTCGATGACTACCTCAGACAAAAAATTTATCCCTCTTAATCACGGCGATGCGACCGACAGAGCTAGGGTACGTCAACTACGATCAAAACAATAA
- the mrdA gene encoding penicillin-binding protein 2, which translates to MANWVGNDQRLPQGRLILVSYCIVLGVVLLLLGFWKLQIIQSGHFADLAERNRIRSIPIIAPRGKMLDRNGRVIVDNYPSFSILLLRDDPAQIKKDMPQITSGLNITAEDLKQQLDAARDEPKFQPIVVKPEASEADLAFVESHRVDLPELELMLVQRRKYPPNDFLAHVIGYVGEVSPEQLEESGDKYKPGDIVGKAGLEKQYNDTLTGTDGMRRVIVNSIGKPVRTLDDMEPIPGKPIRLTIDMDLQSVAEDELAGKVGSVIAMDPRNGEILAMASHPAYDPNDFSVRISGSEWKTLNADPNKPLLDRAIQAQLAPGSVFKILESVAMLESGMPPRDFHVFCPGYATFYGRVFHDWVWSTHHSGHGDVGLHTAIVQSCDVFFYNVGERLGVDRLAYYATSLGLGKKTGIDLPSEEAGLVPSSQWVENTYHHKWYPGSTISLAIGQGPIEVTPIQLVRTIGGIASGGVFYEPHLLKDFGPVKVVRFPISENTVEQVTDGMYGVVNEDGGTAHLLGYPILVQAKLQNVEFCGKTGTAQTISAQALERVSAGGRGAYGYNTWFVGFAPKRNPEIAIVVLVQDTHLEAGGIAAPLAARFIEAYYQEKLGQPIQELQAKQAAPQGPAHAQLVKTAPQTQ; encoded by the coding sequence GTGGCGAATTGGGTAGGCAACGATCAGAGACTTCCTCAGGGACGATTAATCCTCGTTTCGTACTGCATTGTTCTGGGGGTTGTTCTTCTGCTTCTCGGTTTTTGGAAATTGCAAATCATTCAGTCCGGCCACTTCGCGGATCTTGCGGAAAGAAACCGCATCCGATCCATTCCGATCATTGCGCCGCGGGGAAAAATGCTGGATCGCAACGGCCGCGTGATTGTTGACAACTATCCTTCCTTCAGCATTCTTCTGCTGCGCGATGATCCCGCACAAATCAAGAAGGACATGCCACAGATTACATCGGGCCTCAATATCACGGCGGAGGATCTCAAACAGCAGCTCGATGCCGCGCGCGACGAACCAAAATTCCAGCCGATTGTCGTGAAACCGGAAGCGAGCGAAGCGGACCTTGCGTTCGTTGAGTCCCATCGCGTGGATTTGCCGGAACTCGAATTGATGCTGGTGCAGCGGAGAAAATATCCGCCGAATGATTTCCTCGCGCATGTGATCGGGTACGTCGGCGAAGTTTCGCCGGAACAACTCGAAGAGTCTGGCGACAAGTACAAGCCCGGTGACATCGTGGGCAAAGCGGGCCTCGAAAAACAATATAACGACACCTTGACGGGCACGGACGGAATGCGGCGAGTGATCGTGAATAGCATCGGGAAGCCGGTGCGCACGCTCGACGACATGGAACCAATCCCGGGAAAGCCGATCCGATTGACGATCGACATGGACTTGCAGTCCGTCGCGGAGGATGAGCTGGCCGGGAAAGTCGGATCCGTCATCGCCATGGACCCACGCAACGGTGAAATTCTGGCGATGGCGAGCCATCCGGCCTATGATCCGAATGATTTCTCGGTACGGATTTCAGGCAGTGAGTGGAAAACGCTGAATGCAGATCCCAACAAGCCGCTGCTGGATCGCGCCATTCAGGCACAACTGGCTCCGGGGTCTGTGTTCAAAATTCTGGAGTCGGTGGCGATGCTGGAATCGGGTATGCCCCCGCGGGATTTTCATGTCTTCTGCCCCGGCTACGCAACTTTTTACGGGCGCGTCTTCCATGACTGGGTGTGGTCCACCCACCACTCAGGCCATGGCGATGTTGGCCTACACACCGCAATTGTCCAATCGTGCGACGTGTTCTTTTACAATGTTGGTGAACGGCTAGGCGTTGACCGGCTTGCCTACTACGCAACGTCCCTTGGGCTGGGAAAGAAGACCGGAATCGATCTTCCGAGCGAGGAAGCAGGGCTGGTGCCGTCGTCGCAATGGGTAGAGAACACCTATCACCATAAATGGTATCCCGGCTCGACGATTTCACTCGCGATCGGCCAGGGCCCCATTGAGGTCACCCCCATCCAGCTTGTACGCACGATCGGCGGAATCGCCTCTGGAGGAGTCTTCTACGAACCGCACCTGCTCAAGGATTTCGGCCCTGTAAAGGTCGTGCGATTCCCAATATCGGAGAACACAGTCGAACAGGTAACTGATGGGATGTACGGCGTAGTGAACGAGGATGGGGGCACAGCTCATTTGCTCGGCTATCCGATTTTGGTGCAGGCGAAGCTTCAGAACGTCGAATTCTGCGGGAAGACGGGAACAGCCCAGACCATCAGTGCGCAGGCTCTGGAGCGCGTTTCCGCCGGAGGAAGGGGCGCTTATGGCTACAACACGTGGTTTGTGGGATTCGCGCCAAAGCGAAATCCAGAGATTGCCATAGTGGTACTAGTACAGGATACACATTTGGAGGCCGGTGGGATAGCGGCACCGCTGGCAGCACGCTTTATCGAAGCATATTACCAAGAGAAACTGGGACAACCGATTCAGGAACTACAGGCCAAGCAGGCGGCGCCTCAAGGGCCGGCGCATGCGCAGCTCGTCAAAACAGCCCCGCAAACGCAATGA
- a CDS encoding ATP-binding protein: MHSQRIEVTLDTVLESVDLAEEIALRVAGESGFDEDDCHKIGMSVREGIINAYSYGNRQEHGRKIGMIIEIEERRLVVHIRDEGENFSLADVPDPLAEENLLRTSGRGIFLMRAFMDEFDIQRGPHGGTELVMSKWLPSSAGSGGLTANPSASH; this comes from the coding sequence ATGCACTCCCAACGCATTGAAGTGACTCTCGACACGGTGCTCGAGAGCGTGGATCTGGCAGAAGAGATTGCCTTGCGCGTGGCCGGCGAGTCCGGCTTCGACGAAGACGACTGCCACAAAATCGGCATGTCCGTGCGCGAGGGAATCATCAACGCATACAGTTACGGCAACCGCCAGGAGCACGGCCGCAAAATCGGAATGATTATCGAGATCGAGGAGCGGCGCCTTGTGGTTCATATCCGCGACGAAGGCGAAAATTTCAGCCTCGCTGATGTTCCCGATCCGCTTGCGGAAGAAAATCTCCTGCGTACTTCCGGTCGCGGAATTTTTCTGATGCGCGCGTTCATGGATGAATTCGATATCCAGCGCGGGCCGCACGGCGGCACGGAACTGGTGATGAGCAAGTGGCTTCCTTCATCCGCAGGAAGCGGCGGCCTGACAGCGAATCCCTCTGCATCGCATTAA
- a CDS encoding YifB family Mg chelatase-like AAA ATPase, whose amino-acid sequence MLFKSFSAAVYGIDAYLVEVEVDVGPGQPGTFNVVGLPDIAVKESRERVKAALKNCGFDYPGHLAVTVNLAPADMRKEGSAFDLPMALGLLGCQGTFFGKILEDYVFIGELSLDGSVRSVRGALSAALAARDKGIHNVVVPEANAREAAVVDGIRVFAVKSLPKAADLINSPESFAPIGVDTRQMLSEAAQYPVDLRDVRGQQSAKRALEVACAGGHNILFIGPPGAGKTMLAKRIPTILPPMSLEEAIETTRIHSVAGVLDDSRGLVGTRPYRSPHHTISDAGLIGGGAIPRPGEVSLGHNGVLFLDELPEFERNVLEVLRQPLEDGIVSIARAALSVSFPARFMLAAAMNPCPCGFFGDPTRDCHCTPMQIQRYVSKISGPLLDRIDIHIEVPAVKYKELRGDADSESSAAVRQRVMAARRVQQERFAIEKKIYANAQMPPKLLRKHCTISAEGEKLLETAIQKLSLSARAHDRILKVARTIADLDGAPEILPRQLSEAIQYRTLDRSYWA is encoded by the coding sequence ATGCTCTTTAAGTCATTCAGCGCCGCGGTTTACGGCATCGACGCATATCTCGTCGAGGTCGAAGTCGACGTTGGCCCGGGCCAGCCCGGGACCTTCAATGTCGTCGGCTTGCCGGACATTGCCGTGAAGGAAAGCCGCGAACGCGTGAAAGCCGCACTGAAAAATTGCGGCTTCGATTACCCCGGCCATCTCGCGGTGACTGTGAATCTCGCGCCGGCGGACATGCGCAAGGAAGGCTCCGCATTCGATCTTCCCATGGCCCTCGGCCTGCTTGGCTGTCAGGGAACCTTCTTCGGCAAAATTCTCGAGGACTACGTTTTCATCGGCGAACTTTCCCTCGATGGCAGCGTGCGCTCCGTGCGCGGAGCGCTTTCCGCAGCGCTCGCTGCACGGGACAAAGGCATTCACAATGTCGTCGTGCCCGAAGCGAATGCACGCGAGGCCGCCGTCGTCGACGGCATTCGCGTCTTCGCTGTGAAGTCGTTGCCCAAGGCCGCCGACCTTATCAATTCGCCGGAATCCTTCGCACCCATCGGCGTCGATACGCGCCAGATGCTTTCCGAAGCCGCGCAGTATCCCGTGGATCTGCGCGATGTGCGCGGCCAGCAATCCGCGAAGCGTGCGCTCGAAGTCGCCTGCGCCGGTGGCCACAACATTTTATTCATCGGCCCGCCCGGCGCTGGAAAAACGATGCTCGCCAAGCGCATTCCCACGATTCTCCCGCCGATGTCGCTTGAAGAGGCCATCGAAACCACGCGCATTCACAGCGTCGCCGGCGTTCTCGACGATTCGCGTGGCCTCGTTGGGACGCGGCCGTACCGCTCGCCGCATCACACGATCAGCGACGCCGGCCTGATCGGCGGCGGCGCGATTCCCCGCCCTGGCGAAGTCTCACTGGGCCATAACGGCGTGCTGTTTCTCGACGAGTTGCCGGAGTTTGAGCGAAATGTTTTGGAAGTTTTGCGCCAGCCTCTCGAAGATGGAATCGTGTCCATCGCGCGCGCGGCGCTTTCTGTCAGTTTCCCCGCACGCTTCATGCTCGCCGCAGCGATGAATCCCTGCCCCTGCGGATTTTTCGGCGATCCCACGCGCGATTGCCACTGCACACCGATGCAGATCCAACGCTACGTTTCGAAAATTTCCGGGCCGCTGCTCGACCGCATCGACATTCACATCGAAGTGCCTGCGGTCAAATATAAGGAACTGCGCGGCGACGCCGACTCGGAATCTTCGGCTGCGGTGCGCCAGCGCGTGATGGCCGCGCGCCGCGTTCAGCAGGAGCGCTTTGCCATCGAAAAAAAAATCTATGCCAACGCGCAGATGCCACCGAAGCTTCTCCGCAAGCACTGCACCATCTCCGCAGAAGGCGAAAAATTGCTGGAGACCGCCATCCAGAAATTGAGCCTTTCCGCGCGCGCACACGATCGTATTTTAAAAGTTGCCCGCACGATTGCGGACTTGGATGGCGCGCCGGAAATTCTGCCGCGCCAGCTCAGCGAAGCCATCCAATACCGCACGCTCGACCGTTCCTACTGGGCCTAG